The Chthonomonas sp. genome includes a window with the following:
- a CDS encoding FHA domain-containing protein has protein sequence MYGRAFALMFVGAMGGALAWAVSEPFAPRMIDAPTWAAFERIFNISMGCFIGGLIGFVSGRFQGSRTHSIRGLILGLIVGLVVGPIAGSVGSAAFNSLTGGVGALGGGPIVFVARLVGWGIFGALLGLGLGAIGRSTKRAIQGLIGGGLGGIVGGFAFEMAAVVVAPLLVTPGAGVHEVGTIPRAVGLTCVGAGIGLFIGLADAYARTAWIRLMLGRNEGRDWSLDWPTAYIGRDERAHIPLFGDMNVAPHHATIVRQGAGYWVHDAGTPIGIGLNGQRVQGSAPLNNGDVIQVAGHQLQFLSKGPRPQYIPTAAPAQVDPRHAVSSAPVNVLQPTVAMPAAGGGMATLVATGGPLAGMRFPVVGTMFVGREASAIPVEFDSLVSRRHASLEPQGMGVLVTDHGSTNGTLVNGQRVQSTLANPGDTVQIGSTVFRVE, from the coding sequence ATGTACGGCCGCGCGTTTGCGTTGATGTTTGTGGGAGCCATGGGCGGAGCGCTCGCCTGGGCCGTTTCCGAACCGTTTGCTCCACGGATGATTGACGCACCCACTTGGGCTGCTTTCGAGCGCATCTTCAACATCAGCATGGGGTGCTTCATCGGCGGCCTGATCGGGTTTGTATCAGGCCGGTTTCAAGGCTCCCGAACTCACTCGATTCGGGGACTGATTCTAGGTTTGATCGTCGGTTTGGTCGTCGGTCCGATTGCCGGCAGTGTGGGCTCCGCAGCATTCAATTCGCTCACGGGTGGCGTTGGGGCCCTCGGCGGGGGCCCGATCGTGTTCGTTGCGCGCCTTGTGGGCTGGGGAATCTTCGGAGCGCTGCTCGGGCTCGGATTAGGCGCGATCGGACGAAGCACCAAGCGAGCGATTCAGGGCTTGATTGGCGGCGGCTTGGGAGGCATTGTTGGCGGGTTCGCATTCGAGATGGCAGCGGTTGTGGTCGCCCCGCTGCTCGTAACCCCGGGCGCGGGCGTGCATGAGGTTGGCACGATCCCGAGAGCGGTGGGTTTGACCTGCGTAGGCGCGGGAATTGGTCTCTTCATCGGTCTTGCGGATGCGTACGCCCGGACCGCTTGGATTCGACTCATGCTGGGGCGCAACGAGGGCCGCGACTGGTCGCTCGACTGGCCGACTGCCTACATCGGCAGGGACGAGCGGGCCCACATACCGCTGTTCGGCGACATGAACGTTGCCCCACACCACGCCACAATCGTCCGCCAGGGTGCGGGTTACTGGGTTCATGATGCGGGTACGCCGATCGGTATCGGGCTGAATGGACAACGTGTCCAAGGCTCGGCCCCGCTCAACAATGGCGACGTCATTCAGGTAGCCGGACACCAGCTTCAGTTCCTGTCCAAAGGGCCACGCCCGCAATACATCCCAACTGCTGCGCCCGCACAAGTCGATCCGCGCCACGCCGTCTCCAGCGCCCCGGTGAACGTGCTGCAACCGACCGTCGCCATGCCCGCTGCAGGTGGCGGTATGGCAACGCTCGTCGCGACCGGTGGGCCGCTGGCAGGCATGCGTTTCCCAGTGGTTGGGACGATGTTCGTCGGACGCGAGGCCAGCGCGATTCCAGTCGAATTCGACTCGCTCGTCTCCCGTCGCCATGCGAGCCTGGAACCGCAGGGAATGGGGGTCTTGGTGACCGATCATGGCAGTACCAATGGCACGCTCGTGAACGGTCAGCGCGTCCAGTCGACCCTGGCAAACCCGGGCGACACCGTGCAGATAGGATCAACCGTCTTTAGGGTTGAGTAA
- a CDS encoding FHA domain-containing protein, with product MSVAVVGVLFAGVAHALTLQFVNEGKRVAWLADSFGGAPPAEAAVSEAKVTLADDKSKPWCYVLDLSTGRAARRKVADVKGSWTVKDTDFNLIGKVTVVLTHAEKPVSAAQVVLTTGSESYSGLLAPADVGTLSFYCLPTGPAKLKITYRSKGTTQELVPRPMFDLALPKDGQPVVLPVSITAAVDTVAPDAEPKAHAQPAAKDAPAQPNEGQSLLGRVIAYILGFGVVAAVLYYGTRYLTGNIATVNQNLAKIGVQIPEDPAEPDETAPPPPTSSRRAEPVPQIVLDSAPLDPVAPIATAPVVSNPRLVFGSGEIRLIADGTTTVGREAPADWVMPGEPSLSRRHAEFNRSGDVVRLKDLGSTNGTYVNGDKLGVDDRILEVGDAVQFGAASFRFEK from the coding sequence TTGTCAGTTGCCGTAGTCGGCGTGCTGTTCGCGGGGGTAGCCCATGCGCTCACGCTCCAGTTCGTCAACGAGGGAAAGCGCGTTGCCTGGCTGGCCGATTCCTTCGGCGGGGCCCCGCCCGCCGAGGCCGCGGTGAGCGAGGCGAAGGTCACCCTCGCGGACGATAAGTCCAAGCCGTGGTGCTATGTCCTCGACCTCTCGACGGGTCGGGCGGCCCGGCGCAAGGTCGCCGATGTGAAGGGCTCGTGGACGGTCAAAGACACTGATTTCAACCTCATCGGCAAGGTCACGGTTGTGCTGACTCACGCCGAGAAGCCCGTCAGCGCCGCCCAAGTGGTCCTCACCACGGGCTCCGAATCCTACTCTGGGTTGCTTGCTCCCGCCGACGTTGGCACCCTGAGTTTTTACTGCCTGCCCACGGGGCCAGCTAAACTGAAGATCACCTACCGTTCCAAGGGCACAACCCAGGAACTCGTCCCCCGACCCATGTTCGACCTTGCGCTGCCGAAAGACGGTCAACCAGTCGTGCTGCCGGTTTCGATCACCGCCGCGGTCGATACGGTAGCCCCTGACGCCGAACCCAAAGCCCACGCGCAGCCAGCCGCGAAGGACGCCCCGGCTCAGCCGAACGAAGGACAATCACTCCTCGGCCGCGTCATTGCCTACATTCTGGGCTTTGGGGTCGTCGCAGCCGTGCTCTACTACGGCACTCGGTACCTGACGGGCAATATCGCGACAGTCAATCAGAACCTGGCCAAGATTGGCGTTCAAATCCCGGAAGACCCTGCGGAACCGGACGAGACCGCTCCGCCACCTCCGACTTCCTCTCGCCGAGCCGAGCCCGTCCCGCAAATCGTCTTGGACAGTGCGCCGCTCGATCCCGTTGCCCCGATCGCAACCGCTCCCGTAGTGAGCAATCCGCGCCTTGTCTTCGGCTCGGGGGAGATTCGCCTGATCGCTGACGGAACGACGACGGTCGGGCGGGAGGCACCCGCCGATTGGGTCATGCCGGGCGAGCCCTCGCTATCGCGGCGGCATGCCGAGTTCAACCGTTCTGGGGACGTTGTCCGGCTCAAAGACTTGGGCAGCACGAACGGGACCTACGTGAACGGGGATAAGCTAGGGGTGGACGACAGAATTTTGGAAGTGGGCGATGCTGTGCAGTTTGGCGCGGCTTCCTTCCGATTTGAAAAATAG
- a CDS encoding NAD(P)H-hydrate dehydratase, with protein sequence MWIATAAHAHRLDDRAEELYGLSTDILIERAGQSVRDAILEMLPEGGRVTFFCGKGNNGADGLYAATLVHQTGLGVEVLMTHSEDELNAHALAHLTNLRAQGIDPIFPSDPQWLTKAGCVACRDLVVDSVLGTGARGDVADAVRAAIRSMNEGGLPVISVDVPSGIVADSGEELGESVWASCTITMGLPKQCFFQGIGIEHSGAWRVADLGYPDELLREPTSARLIDREWVCDLLPDRLRSSHKGDHGHVLIVAGSAAMPGAAVLAAQAALRAGAGLVTVAGIESVVRAVSQRLPEALLLVLPEREGCISPLAVEPLLAASQRATSVVFGPGLSDWLPVTQFLADLWPRWDIPSVIDADALNAVSRGVTLPPGECVLTPHPGEMGRLMHCSAAEIQSRRFSIVEAAVQKFERTILLKGAYSIVGSMMQPLNVNPTGNPGMATGGMGDVLSGLLGTLLAQDLPPYLAASCGAYWHGLAADLCAEEIGPQGYLASEVAAKLPAARAKITAPCPSEDSCQLP encoded by the coding sequence ATGTGGATCGCAACGGCAGCACATGCGCACAGATTGGATGACCGAGCGGAAGAACTCTACGGTCTATCGACCGATATCCTGATCGAGCGGGCTGGCCAATCAGTCCGAGACGCCATCCTTGAAATGCTTCCCGAAGGCGGCCGGGTTACTTTTTTCTGCGGCAAGGGCAACAATGGGGCGGACGGTCTGTACGCCGCAACACTTGTTCACCAGACCGGACTCGGGGTCGAGGTGCTCATGACCCACTCAGAGGACGAGCTCAATGCGCACGCACTTGCTCACCTCACGAACCTGCGCGCGCAGGGAATCGATCCGATTTTCCCGAGCGATCCCCAGTGGCTGACCAAGGCCGGATGTGTGGCTTGCCGCGACCTGGTGGTGGACTCCGTGCTTGGAACTGGCGCACGGGGCGACGTCGCTGATGCCGTCCGCGCGGCGATCCGCTCCATGAACGAGGGTGGGTTGCCGGTCATCTCCGTGGATGTGCCAAGCGGGATCGTGGCCGACTCCGGGGAAGAACTGGGCGAGAGCGTGTGGGCGAGTTGCACGATTACGATGGGGCTTCCCAAGCAGTGCTTCTTCCAGGGGATCGGGATCGAGCATTCTGGCGCTTGGCGCGTGGCCGACTTGGGGTATCCGGACGAACTCCTGCGGGAGCCAACTTCCGCCCGGCTGATCGACCGCGAATGGGTCTGTGACTTGCTGCCCGATCGACTCCGTTCCAGCCACAAAGGTGATCACGGGCACGTGCTCATTGTCGCCGGGAGTGCGGCGATGCCGGGTGCGGCAGTGCTGGCCGCTCAGGCTGCCCTGCGTGCGGGTGCGGGGCTGGTGACCGTCGCCGGGATCGAGAGCGTGGTGCGCGCGGTGTCGCAGCGATTGCCCGAGGCCCTGCTCCTCGTGCTCCCTGAGCGCGAAGGGTGCATCAGCCCGCTTGCGGTCGAACCCTTGTTAGCGGCTTCGCAACGCGCGACGTCCGTGGTGTTCGGTCCAGGCCTTTCAGACTGGCTGCCGGTGACCCAGTTTTTGGCCGACCTCTGGCCGCGGTGGGACATCCCATCGGTGATCGATGCCGACGCCCTAAACGCGGTGAGCCGTGGCGTCACACTCCCCCCGGGCGAGTGCGTGCTAACTCCTCACCCCGGCGAGATGGGCAGGCTGATGCACTGTAGCGCCGCCGAGATTCAATCGCGCCGATTCTCGATCGTCGAGGCGGCGGTCCAGAAATTCGAACGGACGATCCTCTTGAAGGGGGCGTACAGCATCGTAGGCAGCATGATGCAGCCGTTGAACGTCAACCCGACCGGCAACCCCGGTATGGCCACCGGTGGGATGGGGGACGTGCTCAGTGGACTGCTGGGTACGTTGCTGGCGCAGGATCTACCGCCGTACTTGGCTGCATCATGTGGGGCGTATTGGCACGGACTTGCGGCTGACCTTTGTGCCGAAGAGATTGGACCTCAGGGTTACCTCGCTTCCGAGGTTGCAGCAAAGTTACCGGCTGCAAGGGCTAAAATCACTGCACCGTGCCCGTCAGAAGACTCTTGTCAGTTGCCGTAG
- a CDS encoding SprT-like domain-containing protein has protein sequence MASVDAKPIHPLDEEAREILCSLLHTHPLGKPITLRWRNYRTTAGTAEFTTFTISLSKTLMTDAERLRSTLVHEYAHLLAFARHGLRGRGHGPAWRQAMVDLGETPTVRHRYDCQRNRTRHLHIYVCVRCREQFKRGRLFSRGRVYIHKDCGGKLNYLQKIAITNSELDA, from the coding sequence ATGGCATCAGTAGACGCTAAGCCGATCCACCCGCTGGACGAAGAGGCGCGGGAGATTCTGTGCAGCCTATTGCACACTCACCCCTTGGGCAAGCCGATCACTTTGCGCTGGCGGAACTATCGCACGACGGCCGGCACTGCCGAGTTTACGACGTTTACGATCTCGCTCAGCAAGACGCTCATGACCGACGCTGAGCGTCTGCGCAGCACGCTGGTGCACGAGTACGCCCATCTTCTCGCTTTCGCGCGCCATGGCCTGCGGGGACGGGGCCACGGGCCTGCGTGGCGTCAAGCAATGGTCGATCTCGGGGAGACTCCGACCGTTCGCCACCGGTACGACTGCCAGCGAAACCGCACGCGCCACCTCCACATCTATGTGTGCGTCCGGTGTCGCGAGCAGTTCAAAAGGGGACGACTTTTCTCGCGCGGCAGGGTCTATATCCACAAGGATTGCGGTGGCAAGCTCAATTATCTGCAAAAGATCGCGATAACGAATTCTGAATTGGACGCGTAG
- a CDS encoding ABC-F family ATP-binding cassette domain-containing protein encodes MLLVVSNVRKEFADSIVLDGVDLRIQRGDKVALVGRNGCGKTTLLKVIVREYEPDGGTVNLARGAEIGYLSQMASLDNELTVLQSAEQARGHLVEMKTRLDALLENPSPSMEDLEEISALHEHFHAEGGFSLETDFRVVLTRMGFQDSEFDRQVKYLSGGEKTRLMLARLLLEEPDLIILDEPTNHLDLEATEWLEGWVRAYHGAVLVVSHDREFLRRTVSSVIEMRDGRVKSYPGDFDQYLKLREEDEARLADLAKKQQDQMSKLDEYVRRFMNSQRTAQARGRLKQLEKLQASAVQAPKAEKSMVTSFQVMKRAGDRVYETSGLGHGFGGSNLFEGLDWTVRWGERWGVIGVNGAGKSTLVRLLTGEYPPTNGTIKVGSNVNVGYFSQHADALVSDLSPIEFLHHREGMEIAAARNLLGRFLLSGDDAMRPIRTLSGGERNKVQLAVLTIQHPNVLILDEPTNHLDMASRDALTEVLSEFNGTLILVSHDRTLLTQVTDHTLDMRGGVPIQYGGSYAEYRRSKTTPSTETKAQVQAQAVVASAALSPRELSKEIQRLEKAIADAEDAITATEAKLSALESRMALADPKDDHFAMSKDHAQIQADVEAQLGHWETTAARLEELRALQGSA; translated from the coding sequence GTGCTGCTGGTCGTCTCCAACGTCCGCAAGGAGTTTGCCGATTCCATCGTCCTTGACGGTGTCGATCTGCGCATTCAAAGGGGCGACAAGGTGGCACTCGTAGGCCGCAACGGCTGCGGCAAGACAACTCTGCTGAAAGTAATCGTTCGGGAGTACGAGCCGGATGGCGGGACCGTGAACCTGGCTCGCGGAGCCGAGATCGGCTACCTGAGCCAGATGGCTTCGCTGGACAACGAGTTGACCGTCCTTCAATCGGCTGAGCAAGCGAGGGGGCACCTCGTTGAGATGAAGACTCGCCTCGACGCACTGCTTGAAAATCCGTCCCCGTCGATGGAGGACTTGGAAGAGATCAGCGCCCTCCACGAGCACTTCCACGCCGAAGGTGGGTTCTCGCTGGAGACCGACTTCCGGGTCGTGCTCACTCGCATGGGCTTCCAGGATTCAGAGTTCGACCGGCAAGTCAAATACCTTTCTGGTGGCGAGAAGACGCGCCTAATGCTCGCCCGGCTGCTGCTGGAAGAGCCGGACTTGATCATCCTGGACGAGCCAACGAACCACCTGGACCTGGAGGCAACCGAGTGGCTTGAGGGGTGGGTCCGGGCGTATCACGGTGCCGTCCTGGTGGTCTCTCACGACCGCGAGTTTCTGCGCCGGACGGTGAGCTCCGTCATCGAGATGCGCGATGGGCGGGTGAAGTCGTATCCCGGCGATTTCGACCAGTATTTGAAGCTGCGTGAGGAGGACGAGGCGCGACTCGCGGACCTCGCCAAGAAGCAGCAGGATCAGATGTCCAAGCTGGATGAGTACGTCCGGCGGTTCATGAACAGCCAGCGCACGGCCCAGGCCCGTGGCCGGCTGAAGCAGCTGGAGAAACTCCAGGCAAGCGCCGTCCAGGCTCCCAAAGCCGAGAAGTCCATGGTCACCAGTTTCCAAGTCATGAAGCGCGCAGGCGACCGGGTTTACGAAACAAGCGGGCTCGGACATGGGTTTGGTGGTTCGAACCTCTTCGAAGGGCTCGACTGGACGGTCCGGTGGGGTGAACGTTGGGGCGTCATCGGCGTAAACGGCGCGGGCAAATCGACCTTGGTCCGACTGTTGACGGGCGAGTACCCGCCCACCAATGGGACGATCAAAGTCGGCTCAAACGTAAACGTCGGTTACTTCAGCCAGCACGCCGACGCGCTTGTGAGCGATCTCAGCCCCATCGAGTTCTTGCACCACCGAGAAGGGATGGAGATCGCGGCAGCGCGCAACCTCTTGGGACGCTTCCTGCTCAGCGGCGATGACGCGATGCGCCCGATTAGAACGCTGAGCGGCGGCGAGAGGAACAAGGTTCAACTCGCGGTACTCACCATCCAGCACCCCAACGTCCTGATCCTGGACGAGCCGACCAACCACCTGGACATGGCCTCACGGGACGCGCTCACGGAGGTGCTCTCTGAGTTCAATGGCACGCTCATCCTGGTCTCTCACGACCGGACGCTGCTGACTCAAGTGACCGACCACACACTCGATATGCGTGGAGGGGTTCCAATCCAGTACGGAGGAAGTTACGCAGAGTATCGCCGGAGCAAGACCACTCCCTCCACGGAGACGAAGGCGCAAGTACAGGCCCAGGCGGTCGTGGCGAGTGCGGCCCTCAGCCCGCGTGAACTCAGCAAGGAAATCCAGCGACTCGAGAAGGCGATCGCGGACGCCGAAGACGCCATCACCGCCACGGAGGCGAAGCTCTCCGCGCTGGAATCACGCATGGCCCTCGCTGACCCGAAAGACGATCACTTCGCAATGAGCAAGGATCACGCCCAGATCCAAGCAGACGTCGAGGCTCAACTCGGACACTGGGAGACAACCGCCGCACGACTTGAAGAGCTCAGGGCTTTGCAGGGCTCGGCTTAG
- a CDS encoding VOC family protein, producing MKSTLSQIILDVANLERSLEFYAGVLKMRVSPAAGFGGHPMAHLSNGETELLLIQGGSDGADYDRRGGVILSFQISSIADVLSNSEQMGLTVLRGMEGGSNQVRSVLIADPDNYAILLSEAA from the coding sequence ATGAAAAGCACATTGTCGCAGATCATTCTTGACGTCGCGAACTTGGAGCGATCGCTGGAATTCTATGCCGGCGTGCTGAAGATGCGAGTCTCTCCCGCTGCTGGCTTCGGTGGCCACCCCATGGCCCATTTGAGCAACGGCGAAACCGAGCTCCTGCTCATCCAGGGCGGCTCAGACGGAGCCGACTACGATCGGCGCGGCGGCGTGATTCTCAGCTTCCAGATTTCCAGCATCGCGGATGTGTTGAGCAATTCTGAGCAGATGGGTCTCACGGTTTTGCGCGGCATGGAGGGCGGTTCGAATCAGGTTCGCTCGGTCCTGATTGCCGACCCAGACAACTACGCGATTCTCCTCAGCGAAGCCGCCTAA